The genomic DNA GTCTCGATGCGCGGTGCGCGCGGACTACTCATCTCGATCACCGGCGGTAACGATCTGACCCTGTTCGAAGTCGACGAGGCAGCTTCACGCATCCGCGAGGAAGTTGATGACGATGCCAACATCATTCTGGGCGCCACATTCGATGAAACCATGGAAGGTGTGATCCGCGTTTCCGTTGTTGCCACTGGCATTGATTCGATTGCCGAGTTGAATGCCGCCCCGGCAGACGTGCGTATGGCACAACTGACGGAACGGCTGCGCAGTGGAGCCGGTGCAGCCGGTACGTCCATCACCACATCCAACCAGACAGCCGAAGCCCAGCCACAGATCATGGCTCCGGTTCAGCAGCCCTCCGAGGCCGCACCGCGTGCCCAGGCACCAACTGCTGAAGAGCTGGAAGAAGAACTGCGGATTGCCCGTCCGGCACAGGCTTCCCAGCCAGCTGCCCGTCAGGCTCCGTCCGATCCCAACGTGACGCTGTCCCCACTGCGCTCGCATGCGCCACAGCAAGCAGCACACGAGCAGATCTACGATGCGCCTCCACTGGATGCGCCGCGCACCAGCGGTTTTGTTCCTGCCGCTGCACAGGTCCCCGAAAGCACAACACCGCGTATGCCCAAGGTGGAGGATTTCCCTCATGTTGCTCAACGCCAGATGCGGGCCCGTGACGGTTCTGCAGATGAACGTCATCACGGCGATGATGATCGCCGTCCGATGGGTTTGCTGCGCAGATTGGCAAATGTCGGTCTGGGACGCAGTGACGACGAACAGGGTCATCCGCATTCCGGCCAGCCGCAACAGCCTCATCAACAGCGGCGTCAGCCTCAGCAACCGCTTCAGCCTCAGGTTCCTGTCGCAGACCGGCAGATGTCGTCACAACCCGCTCAGCCGCGCCAGATGGCACCAGAGCCGGTGATGCAGCAATCGGCTCCGCGCCATGCGGCACCGCAGCCGGCGTCCGGCCAGCTCGATCCGCATGGACGGGCACCGGCGCCTAATCCGGTTCAGAATCATGGCTACAATCAGGCAAATTCTGCACAAGAGGATGACCAGTTGGAAATTCCCGCATTTCTGCGGCGCCAGGCTAACTGATCCTTGATCAATTTGTGTAACAAATAACCCCGCTGTGTGAGCTGCACAGCGGGGTTAATTGTTTGTTTTTCCGTCAAAAATCCAATTTAGCAGCGAATGTTGCGCAATATTACAACTGTGTCACAAAACGATAAAAAGCGTGATTTTCGTTTCCCTCGCCGAAACCCTATTGTCTGTGGCGAAAGCAAGGCGGATCGACCGGGCTTCCCAATGAACTGACCGAATGAATTGATCCTGTGAACTGACCCTATGACCCGACCCGGCAAACAGACGTTGGATTTAAGTCAAATCAGTTCATGACAATGGAAGTAATTGGAAGCGGAAGCAATTGGAAACCGGAGCGATCTGAATCTGGAAGAGAGCTGATAGAATCCGTTCAGGATCGGAGCTTGATACCAGAGGTTAAAAAAACGATCGAAAACAGACGATCAGGAACAGGCGACCGAAGACCGGCAACCGAGACCGGGTTTGTTATGCACGTTGGAGTTTGCGTGCAGATTTATTGGGGCTGACATGACAGTGTTTGATGTGAATATGACTGCGCGGAATGGCCATTCGGCTGGAGAGTTTGCTTCCCGGACAGGTCCTTGCCAGAAAAATGTTCGCTCAAAAAGTGCTGCGCTCAAATCCGCGCGTCAGACGACATTGAACAGCGATGTCCGTCTTGAAGGCATCGGAGTTCATTCCGGCAACCCGTCCTGCATTATACTTCATCCTGCCAAGAGTGGCAGTGGAATTATCTTTCTGCGCAGAGCGGAAGGGGACCAGATCGATCAGTTGATACCGGCCCATGTCAGCAATGTTGGCGATACCCGCCTTTGCACGGTTCTTGGCGATCCTGAGGATCTTTATGTAGCGACCGTTGAGCATCTTCTGGCCGCGTTGCGCGGCATGAATGTGGACAATGTGCTGATCGAGATTGATGCCGCCGAAGTGCCGGTGATGGATGGCAGTTCAGGCGCATTTGTGGAAGCCATCCGCATGGTCGGCACCAGAAAACAATCCGCGCCACGGCGTTATATTCGTGTGTTGCGGCAGGTCGAAGCATCTCACGGCAAGGCCCATGCGGTTCTCAGGCCGCATGACGGCACAAGGTTTGATATCGAGATCGATTTTGAATCCGAAGCGATTGGCCACCAGCGTTTTATTACCGAACTGACACCAGAGGTTTTTGCCAGAGATATTTCCCGGGCGCGGACCTTCGGATTTCTCGCCGAGGCAAAGCAATTGCGGGCAATGGGCCTGGCCCAGGGTTCCTCCTTCGATAATTCAGTTGTCATTGACGAGGACCGTGTCCTCAACGCGGAAGGTCTGCGCTACGAAGACGAGTTTGTCCGGCATAAACTGCTTGACGCGATTGGCGATCTGGCCCTTGCGGGCTCACAGATTCTGGGTGAATACAAATCTGTCTGCGGCGGGCACAAGCTGAATTCCATGATTTTGGAAGCCCTGTTCGCCGATGAGGAAAACTGGTGTTACGAGGATGCAGTTCCCCTGGAGGAACGTGGGTCGGAACGTGGCTCGGAACGTGGCTTGGAGCGTGGCATGTATTCAACACCTGTGGGTGCTCCCGTCGGTCTGCAGGCTGCCAGCCAGCCGGTTGCCGCTGCCAAGGCCTGAGCAACTCCGCCAGCGGCCACCGTTTTGCCATTCTTGCTTGCCAGAACAAGGCTGCAGGGTTCCTGCTGAAACCTGTTTTTCCCGGACCTATCTGTCTGATAATGGTGGTCTCTGGCGA from Pararhizobium sp. IMCC3301 includes the following:
- the lpxC gene encoding UDP-3-O-acyl-N-acetylglucosamine deacetylase; its protein translation is MNSDVRLEGIGVHSGNPSCIILHPAKSGSGIIFLRRAEGDQIDQLIPAHVSNVGDTRLCTVLGDPEDLYVATVEHLLAALRGMNVDNVLIEIDAAEVPVMDGSSGAFVEAIRMVGTRKQSAPRRYIRVLRQVEASHGKAHAVLRPHDGTRFDIEIDFESEAIGHQRFITELTPEVFARDISRARTFGFLAEAKQLRAMGLAQGSSFDNSVVIDEDRVLNAEGLRYEDEFVRHKLLDAIGDLALAGSQILGEYKSVCGGHKLNSMILEALFADEENWCYEDAVPLEERGSERGSERGLERGMYSTPVGAPVGLQAASQPVAAAKA
- the ftsZ gene encoding cell division protein FtsZ; this encodes MTINLQMPEITELKPRITVFGVGGAGGNAVNNMIRAGLQGVDFVVANTDSQALSMSHAERVVQMGVAVTEGLGAGSQPEVGRAAAEEVMDEINDHLNHVHMAFITAGMGGGTGTGAAPVVARAARECGILTVGVVTKPFHFEGKRRMALAEAGIEELQKHVDTLIVIPNQNLFRIANEKTTFADAFGMADQVLYSGVACITDLMVKEGLINLDFADVRSVMREMGKAMMGTGEAGGEGRAVQAAEAAIANPLLDDVSMRGARGLLISITGGNDLTLFEVDEAASRIREEVDDDANIILGATFDETMEGVIRVSVVATGIDSIAELNAAPADVRMAQLTERLRSGAGAAGTSITTSNQTAEAQPQIMAPVQQPSEAAPRAQAPTAEELEEELRIARPAQASQPAARQAPSDPNVTLSPLRSHAPQQAAHEQIYDAPPLDAPRTSGFVPAAAQVPESTTPRMPKVEDFPHVAQRQMRARDGSADERHHGDDDRRPMGLLRRLANVGLGRSDDEQGHPHSGQPQQPHQQRRQPQQPLQPQVPVADRQMSSQPAQPRQMAPEPVMQQSAPRHAAPQPASGQLDPHGRAPAPNPVQNHGYNQANSAQEDDQLEIPAFLRRQAN